Sequence from the Fibrobacter sp. UWP2 genome:
CCCTCCGGCAGGGGCGGTAATCACCTTGAGGTTCTTCTTGGTGACGCCCGGCTGCTGTTGCAAAACCTTGAGCAGATCCGCGTTGCGCTTGGCGGCGAGTTCGGCGAGTTCTTTTTTGAGGGCGTTCAGGTCGATGCTCGCCTCGTGTTCTTTAACGTAGGCATCCAGACCTTCTTCGCTGTCCTTCATCTCGAGGATGGCACGTTCGTCCAGCTCGGTCAGGGCGGTCTTCGCGTTCTTTTGCTTGTAGAAGTCCGTCTTGAGCTTGTGGGACTTATACTCCTTGGCTGTCTTCTTGGGGTTGTAATACTGCGTGAAGGTGAGCGAGAGCTTGGGGTCCTTCTTGAGGGCTTCCGTCATTTTCCGCGCCTTGTCGTACTGTTCGCTGGTAAATGTCGTGCTGGCGGCGTCCACCACGACTTCGTCGTCCTTGCCCAGGTTCAGGCCAACGGCAGATGCACCCGTGTTGGCCACGTTGCCCACGATCTTGATGGGGGAGAGGGCCACCTTCACCAGAAGCTTCGTGATGGTGTTCCAAACGATTTTTAGGTAGGAGAATTCGGGGTCCTTCAGGTTGCCCTTGACCGGGACGTCAAACTGGATTTTGTCGTCCTTGTCCTTCAAAATGTAGAGACCGACCTTCATGGGCACAGGGTATTCGGGGTCGGCGTTCGGGTCCTTGTCGGCCACGTCGATGTTGTAGATGTCGATGGTGTTCTTGCTGTCGATTTCAAAGTTGTTGATCTTGTTCTCGCTTGCAAAGGCCATTGTGCCGGCACTCAATGGGTAGCCCGTGTAGTGGTGGCTGTAGTTGCTAAAATTTTTGAGTGCCAAGTTCTTTACGCTAATGTAGGCGTCCATAGTGCCGAGGTCGCTAATGGCGCCCTTGTACTTGAGGCTCATTCTGCCGCCGTCCGGGAATGCCGCCGAGACATTCACGGTGCAGGGTGTGTCAAAGTTGATGTTCGAACCGTTCACCGTAATGGCGCTCACCGTGTAGTGGAACGGGTTCGTGATGGTCATGTCGTTGGCGTTCACGGTCGTGTTTTGCACCAAGAGCTTGGTGATTTTCGCCTTCATCTTCTTGGCGGGGGTGGCTTCCTTGGAGGTGGTGTCCGGTGCGGCCTCGCTCTCGGTTTTGTTGCTTGTTTTGAGCAGGGCGTCAATGTTCGTCTTGCCGCCCTTGTACAGGTCAAGGTGGGCAAACGCGCCGTCCACAATCACGGAGTCAATGTCAAAGTTGTTCTCGTTCAGGTTCACGCGCGCAATGCCCACGCCCACGTGGTTCACTCCGATTGTCTTGTTGTTCGTTTCGGTGAGCACAATGCTGTCGAGGGCGACCGTCCCCTTCACGTTGCTCGAGAGAACGTCTCCCAGGTTTCCTTCCACCTGGATGTGCGTGGTGAGGCTTCCGCTAAAGTCCTTGTAGTTGATGAAATCGTTCAAGTAGGGCTTGCCGCAGGCGAGGGCGAATTTTTCGAGCCCTACGTCTACCTTGAAGTCGTTTGTGGCGGCGTTCATGTTCACCTTCACATTCAGGTCGCCGCCGTCGGCGAACTTGAAGCTCACGCCCACGTCGGTTTGCTTGTTGCTCAGGTAAACCGCGGGAATGCCCACGTTGAAGTCTTGCAGGTGGATCTTGGAGCCAATTTTTTTGTCTTCGTAAATGATGTTGCCTTTTTCAAAGAAGATGTTCTTGACCGAGATACTGACCGGGAGGCCCTTCGCAATCTCGGCTGCGTTCACCATGCCCGTGTCGGTGGCAGTCGTGTCCACCTTGACGGAGTCCTTCGCGCTGGTGTCGGCCTTCGCCAAAAAGTCCAGGATGTCGCTGAAGTTGAAACGGTCTCCGTTTTGCGTCACGTGGATGTAGAGGCCCTTCATGTAGATTTCGCTCACGGCCGCGGTCTTGGAGACGATCTTTAGCGGGTCGATGTTGATGCGGAACTTCTCGAACCCGACGAACGGCGTTTTGCCGTCCTGTTCCATGATGGCGAAGCTGTCGACATTCACGGTGAAGGTGAGCGGGTTCAGGCTCACATTCTCGATGGCGACCTTGCGACCGATGAATTCTTCGGAGTGGGCGACGACGTAGTCCTTGACGAACCCCGGGGCGAGCTTAAGCGCAGCAAGCACGAGAATGATAAGGACAGCAACAACAATGGCGATGATTTTGAGAGCTTTTTTCATGCGCACAAATTTAGAAAATGGCGCCGAAGATGGCTTGAAAATGCTGTTATTTGATTAATTTGGGCAAAATCGGGTTTGTGCCGCCTTCGGTTGTAACTTGTTGATTGTCAAAAGGTTAGCTCGTTCGGGGTGTGTTTTTCCCGTTCACTATCGTAAACAGAAAATATACGTAAAAAGCGCTTGTTTCGGGTGCAAAAAGCTATTCTTACGCCATGAGTTGCAAGGTCGAGTGTAAAATCCGCTATAATCACGTCGGTTACGGGGTCAAGTTCCCCAAACGATTTTTTGTAGCGGTTCCTGCAGTGGGCGAGTCTGCCTGCGGTTCGAATATGCGCGACTATGCCGGCGCCCGCTTTGTGGTTGTGGGGGAATCCGGGGCGCTCGCCTTCGAGGGGACGCTTGCCAAGCGCGGATTTTGTGACTATACTCGCGAGATGGTTTACGAGGGCGATTTTTCGAATGTTGCCGCCCCCGGCAAGTACAAAATCAAGGTGTTTTTGGGGAGCGACGAAGGCACGCTTTGCCTCGCTTCGCACGAGTTCTCGGTTTCGGACGAATGGTTTTCGCGGCAGCTCATGGCGAACATCAAGTCGTTCTATTTTCAGCGCAGCGGCGTGGCCCTCCCGGTAGAGAAGGCGGGAAAGTGGGCGAGACCCGCGGCGCATTTGGACGACTGCATTGCCTTCCATGCCATTATGAATCGCGAGGGCACTTGGAATGCGCATGGCGGCTGGTACGACGCCGGCGATTACGGCAAGTACATTGTGAACGGCGGTGTAAGCGTGGGGACGCTTTTGCTCGCTTGCGAGATGTGCCCGCCCGAGCCCACACTCCTTGAAGAGATCCGCTTTGAGCTGGACTTCTTTTTGCGTATGCAAGATGCCGATGGCGGCGTGTTCTTCAAGGTGACGCCCGGCCATTGGGACGGCTTTATGATGCCCGTGGATTCTGACGTGATGCAGAAGCGTTTTATTATGGGC
This genomic interval carries:
- a CDS encoding DUF748 domain-containing protein, whose amino-acid sequence is MKKALKIIAIVVAVLIILVLAALKLAPGFVKDYVVAHSEEFIGRKVAIENVSLNPLTFTVNVDSFAIMEQDGKTPFVGFEKFRINIDPLKIVSKTAAVSEIYMKGLYIHVTQNGDRFNFSDILDFLAKADTSAKDSVKVDTTATDTGMVNAAEIAKGLPVSISVKNIFFEKGNIIYEDKKIGSKIHLQDFNVGIPAVYLSNKQTDVGVSFKFADGGDLNVKVNMNAATNDFKVDVGLEKFALACGKPYLNDFINYKDFSGSLTTHIQVEGNLGDVLSSNVKGTVALDSIVLTETNNKTIGVNHVGVGIARVNLNENNFDIDSVIVDGAFAHLDLYKGGKTNIDALLKTSNKTESEAAPDTTSKEATPAKKMKAKITKLLVQNTTVNANDMTITNPFHYTVSAITVNGSNINFDTPCTVNVSAAFPDGGRMSLKYKGAISDLGTMDAYISVKNLALKNFSNYSHHYTGYPLSAGTMAFASENKINNFEIDSKNTIDIYNIDVADKDPNADPEYPVPMKVGLYILKDKDDKIQFDVPVKGNLKDPEFSYLKIVWNTITKLLVKVALSPIKIVGNVANTGASAVGLNLGKDDEVVVDAASTTFTSEQYDKARKMTEALKKDPKLSLTFTQYYNPKKTAKEYKSHKLKTDFYKQKNAKTALTELDERAILEMKDSEEGLDAYVKEHEASIDLNALKKELAELAAKRNADLLKVLQQQPGVTKKNLKVITAPAGGLSGHRGKPMYKVTVDVQ